One stretch of Lacimicrobium alkaliphilum DNA includes these proteins:
- a CDS encoding AAA family ATPase, with amino-acid sequence MAVEQFKQLQTYLDAQVLGQSTLTRNILIALLADGHLLVEGPPGLAKTRAVNALATGVEGDFHRVQFTPDLLPADLTGTDIYRPEDGSFVFQKGPLFHNLVLADEINRAPAKVQSALLEAMAERQITVGNRTYPLPELFLVMATQNPIEQEGTYPLPEAQLDRFLMHLEIDYPGAETELEILRLTRNEALHLKQVATPNLSQQDIFAAREEVLQIHLAEALEKYLVQLIMATRLPEKLDQDLARWIEFGASPRATISLDRCARAHAWLLGRDFVGPDDIQAVFANVLRHRLLLSYDAEAQGITTNQVLARILELVPVP; translated from the coding sequence ATGGCAGTAGAACAATTCAAACAACTTCAGACCTATCTCGATGCCCAGGTATTGGGTCAATCCACCCTCACCAGAAATATTCTGATCGCACTGCTGGCAGACGGCCATCTGTTGGTTGAAGGCCCCCCCGGGTTAGCCAAGACTCGTGCGGTGAACGCACTGGCCACCGGTGTTGAGGGTGATTTTCACCGTGTTCAGTTTACCCCGGATCTGTTACCGGCAGATCTTACCGGCACCGATATCTACCGCCCGGAAGACGGCAGCTTCGTATTTCAGAAAGGCCCGTTGTTTCATAATCTGGTGCTGGCAGACGAGATTAACCGTGCCCCGGCCAAAGTCCAGTCGGCACTGCTCGAAGCCATGGCCGAACGGCAGATCACCGTTGGCAACAGAACCTATCCGTTACCGGAGCTGTTTCTGGTGATGGCGACCCAAAACCCGATTGAGCAGGAGGGCACCTATCCGTTGCCTGAAGCCCAGTTGGATCGTTTTTTAATGCATCTGGAAATCGACTACCCGGGTGCCGAGACAGAGCTGGAAATTCTGCGCCTGACCCGCAACGAAGCATTGCACCTGAAACAGGTGGCGACGCCTAATCTCAGCCAGCAGGATATTTTCGCGGCCCGTGAAGAGGTATTGCAAATCCATCTTGCTGAAGCGCTGGAAAAATATCTGGTGCAACTGATTATGGCTACCCGGCTGCCGGAAAAGCTGGATCAGGATCTGGCCCGCTGGATTGAATTTGGCGCCAGCCCCCGTGCCACTATCTCTTTGGATCGCTGTGCCCGCGCGCATGCCTGGCTGCTGGGCCGTGATTTTGTCGGCCCCGATGATATTCAGGCGGTGTTTGCCAATGTACTGCGCCATCGTTTGTTGCTCAGCTATGATGCCGAAGCACAGGGCATTACCACCAATCAGGTTTTGGCCCGGATCCTGGAACTGGTACCGGTACCCTAG
- a CDS encoding DUF4381 domain-containing protein: MNASPLEQLKDIHLPEPVSWWPPAPGWWILALLCLGLIVITVRWLIKRYRYRAAMRQALSELEQISEADKDWPQQLNSLLKRLTLSYFPRAQSAALHQQQWLEFLGARLPEKKRASFMQQYRPLLDTLYQDKSPNLDSAACKALVRDWIHKALPPSEKEASDV, translated from the coding sequence ATGAACGCTTCCCCCCTTGAACAACTTAAAGATATTCACCTGCCGGAGCCGGTAAGCTGGTGGCCTCCTGCCCCCGGATGGTGGATATTAGCCCTGCTCTGTCTGGGCCTGATTGTGATCACAGTGCGCTGGCTGATAAAGCGCTATCGCTATCGCGCTGCCATGCGCCAGGCCTTATCTGAGCTGGAGCAGATCAGCGAGGCAGACAAAGACTGGCCGCAGCAACTCAATAGCCTGCTTAAGCGATTGACCTTAAGTTACTTCCCAAGAGCACAAAGCGCGGCGTTGCATCAACAACAATGGCTGGAATTTCTTGGCGCCAGGCTGCCTGAAAAAAAACGGGCGTCTTTTATGCAGCAATACCGCCCGCTGCTGGACACATTGTATCAGGACAAATCGCCCAATCTGGATAGCGCAGCCTGTAAAGCACTGGTCAGAGACTGGATCCATAAGGCATTACCCCCTTCTGAAAAGGAGGCCAGTGATGTTTGA
- a CDS encoding DUF2237 family protein: MANAKNVLGEPLQLCCGNGGFTREGFCYVPAGDIGNHSVCAIMTDAFLEYSKAQGNDLSTPNPLYDFPGLKTGDRWCLCASRWLEAHRAGVAPGVVLAAVHEAALKVVPLKTLQQYAIQPQ, encoded by the coding sequence ATGGCAAATGCAAAAAATGTTCTCGGCGAGCCACTGCAACTCTGTTGTGGTAATGGCGGATTTACCCGCGAAGGATTCTGTTATGTACCTGCAGGTGATATTGGTAATCACAGTGTGTGCGCCATTATGACAGACGCCTTTCTGGAATACTCAAAGGCTCAGGGCAATGATTTGAGCACCCCTAACCCTTTGTATGATTTTCCTGGCCTTAAAACAGGAGATCGCTGGTGCCTCTGTGCCAGTCGCTGGCTTGAAGCCCACAGAGCAGGAGTTGCCCCTGGCGTCGTTCTGGCCGCAGTGCATGAAGCTGCGTTAAAGGTAGTGCCTCTTAAAACACTCCAGCAGTATGCGATTCAGCCACAATGA
- a CDS encoding tetratricopeptide repeat protein → MRATDVTPDRLTRARYKAIDLIKQITEGETGLVAYAGDAYVISPLSSDSETLISLIPALSPEIMPMPGSDPQSGLQLATELLQSAGYQEGEIFWITDGVEMAQVAPLTRLINQSNYRLSVLAVGTEEGAPIKLQNGELMKDGSGSIVIPRLDKDNLQLIARNGGGVFSELRPDDGDIDNLINQSLLGRDKAEKEQKEDNQGDQWHEAGPYLLLILLPLAAYGFRRGLLSVAMLYLLLPVFYTPSAQAGLWDDLWLRADQQGQNAFKKKDYDTAAETFRDPLWRGSAHYREGNYEAALEAFSASEGPQAWYNQGNALAKLGELDQAIEAYEKALKADPEHKDARFNKELLEQQKEQQEQQEQQSSDSSDQQQSSEDNQQQQDQNQQGENQNEQGQQDQQQSPENSQDDQQQSEQQSEQQQEQQQEQQEQQQSAEESDSTEQDEAEQQQSSQAQEQPLSDEEREQQQRLEKLLRRVPDDPAYLLKRKMMLENQQRRRQSLPNRLQRNW, encoded by the coding sequence ATGCGCGCCACCGATGTCACACCGGACCGGCTGACCCGTGCCAGATATAAGGCCATTGATCTGATTAAACAGATCACCGAAGGAGAAACGGGGCTGGTGGCCTATGCCGGTGACGCTTATGTGATCAGTCCTTTAAGTAGTGACAGTGAGACGCTGATCAGCCTGATTCCGGCGCTGTCACCGGAGATCATGCCAATGCCCGGCAGTGATCCGCAAAGTGGCCTGCAACTGGCAACAGAATTGCTGCAAAGCGCAGGTTATCAGGAAGGTGAAATATTCTGGATCACCGATGGGGTGGAAATGGCTCAGGTTGCGCCCCTGACCAGACTGATCAATCAGAGTAATTATCGTCTGTCGGTGCTGGCCGTCGGCACAGAAGAAGGTGCGCCGATAAAACTGCAAAATGGCGAGCTTATGAAAGATGGCAGTGGCAGTATTGTGATCCCCAGGCTCGACAAAGACAATCTGCAGCTGATTGCCCGCAATGGCGGTGGCGTATTCAGCGAACTGCGTCCCGATGACGGCGATATCGACAACCTGATTAATCAGTCGTTACTGGGCCGTGACAAGGCAGAGAAGGAGCAAAAAGAAGATAATCAGGGAGATCAGTGGCACGAAGCAGGCCCCTATCTGTTGTTAATTTTATTACCCCTGGCCGCCTACGGTTTTCGCCGCGGCCTGTTGAGTGTGGCCATGTTATACCTGTTATTACCGGTTTTTTACACCCCGTCTGCACAGGCCGGTTTATGGGACGACCTCTGGCTGCGTGCTGATCAGCAGGGCCAGAATGCCTTTAAGAAGAAAGATTACGACACTGCCGCAGAAACTTTCCGGGATCCACTATGGCGCGGCAGTGCCCACTACCGTGAGGGCAATTATGAGGCAGCCCTGGAAGCCTTTTCCGCAAGCGAGGGGCCACAGGCCTGGTATAACCAGGGCAATGCACTGGCAAAACTCGGCGAGCTGGATCAGGCAATAGAAGCCTATGAGAAGGCACTTAAGGCTGATCCTGAGCATAAGGATGCCCGCTTTAATAAAGAGCTGCTGGAACAACAGAAAGAACAGCAAGAGCAACAGGAACAGCAGTCCTCGGATTCGTCGGATCAGCAGCAGTCCTCAGAGGATAATCAGCAACAGCAGGATCAGAATCAGCAGGGCGAAAACCAGAATGAGCAGGGGCAACAGGATCAGCAGCAATCTCCTGAAAACAGTCAGGACGATCAACAGCAGAGTGAGCAGCAATCGGAACAACAGCAGGAACAACAACAGGAGCAGCAGGAACAACAACAGTCCGCTGAGGAAAGCGACTCCACCGAACAGGACGAGGCAGAACAGCAACAATCTTCACAGGCACAGGAACAACCTCTGAGCGATGAGGAGCGTGAACAACAACAACGGCTGGAGAAGTTATTGCGCAGAGTTCCTGATGATCCTGCTTATCTGCTTAAGCGCAAAATGATGCTGGAAAATCAGCAGCGTCGCCGTCAATCTTTACCCAACAGGTTACAAAGGAATTGGTAA
- a CDS encoding DUF3336 domain-containing protein has product MANSKSLQHLEQAIAGAQSYQEFLQASLEHDRLSGADAWKAEDKSRDYDYKLIRKRVQRMKDARATNDAPALMFILHEGIHGNLGNIANPDLTHSCKVGTKVLIQEFLNEVCAALDFIYAADEADIDFHEKLSFFEETSFAYGQSCLMLSGGAGLGFFHCGVVRSLLEHDLLPEVISGASAGSIIAALVATRTDAQLMEMLTAENIYQRFQKWSSWRGLKKGSWLDSTNLENALIELFDLMTFEDAYNLTGRKVTITVSPADLHQYSRLLNAKTSPNAVITQAVRASCAIPWVFDPVQLKARNQAGEIVPYIPSRRFADGSLMADMPFDRLARLYGVNHSIVSQTNPLAVPFLSRTKQHSKGLYALTKKHLVNLAKSNGVYAFDVMENLIPGNATKLGIHKLRSIIDQQYEGDINILPRRSLGSLKHLLTNPTEEGLKELIRAGERATWPQLDLIERSTKISKTFNHYVKLLKQREVRILSGKEEKPAHKLANTGS; this is encoded by the coding sequence ATGGCCAACAGCAAATCTTTACAACATCTTGAGCAGGCAATAGCCGGGGCACAAAGCTACCAGGAATTCCTGCAAGCCAGCCTTGAGCATGATCGCCTCTCTGGTGCCGATGCATGGAAAGCAGAAGATAAATCCCGCGATTATGATTACAAACTGATCAGAAAACGCGTACAGCGGATGAAAGACGCCCGCGCCACCAATGATGCCCCGGCCCTGATGTTTATTCTTCATGAAGGCATTCACGGTAACCTTGGCAATATTGCCAACCCGGATCTGACCCATTCTTGCAAAGTTGGCACGAAAGTGCTGATCCAGGAGTTTCTCAATGAAGTCTGCGCGGCACTGGATTTTATCTACGCCGCCGATGAGGCCGATATCGACTTTCATGAAAAACTGTCGTTTTTTGAAGAAACCTCTTTTGCCTATGGCCAGAGCTGCCTGATGTTAAGTGGCGGTGCGGGATTAGGCTTTTTCCACTGCGGTGTGGTGCGCTCGCTGCTCGAACACGATTTGCTGCCAGAGGTGATCTCTGGCGCCAGTGCCGGCTCCATTATTGCCGCGCTGGTGGCCACCCGCACCGATGCGCAGTTGATGGAAATGCTCACCGCAGAAAACATTTATCAGCGCTTCCAGAAATGGAGCAGCTGGCGCGGCCTCAAGAAAGGCAGTTGGCTGGACAGCACCAATCTGGAAAACGCACTGATCGAACTGTTTGATCTTATGACCTTCGAGGATGCCTACAACCTGACCGGGCGTAAGGTCACCATTACCGTATCACCGGCAGATTTACACCAGTATTCGCGCCTGCTGAACGCTAAAACCTCACCTAATGCGGTTATTACGCAGGCTGTGCGCGCCTCTTGCGCCATTCCCTGGGTATTTGACCCGGTGCAGTTAAAAGCCCGGAATCAGGCCGGTGAGATAGTCCCCTACATTCCAAGCCGCCGGTTTGCCGATGGCTCACTGATGGCCGATATGCCCTTTGACCGCCTGGCCCGCCTGTACGGGGTTAACCACAGTATTGTCAGCCAGACCAACCCGCTGGCGGTGCCATTTTTATCTCGCACCAAACAGCACAGCAAAGGCCTGTATGCGCTGACCAAAAAACACCTGGTTAATCTGGCCAAAAGCAACGGCGTATATGCCTTTGATGTGATGGAGAACCTGATACCCGGTAATGCCACCAAACTGGGGATCCATAAACTGCGCTCCATTATTGATCAGCAATATGAGGGTGATATCAATATTCTGCCCCGGCGCAGCCTGGGCAGCCTAAAGCACCTGCTCACCAACCCCACTGAAGAGGGGCTTAAAGAGCTTATCCGCGCAGGTGAACGCGCCACCTGGCCACAACTGGATCTTATTGAGCGCAGCACCAAGATCAGTAAAACCTTTAACCACTATGTGAAGCTGCTGAAACAGCGCGAGGTACGGATACTCTCGGGCAAAGAAGAAAAACCCGCACACAAACTGGCAAATACGGGAAGTTAA
- a CDS encoding class I SAM-dependent methyltransferase, translating to MSDTISHFSEAARAYDERNSALSPIAKNMHFLIGLILKNAPIRARVLCVGVGTGAEILSLSTSFPEWTFVGVDPSVGMLDVCRERLWEAGVLNRCELIHGYIEDVPSGPAFDAVLSILVAHFVKREDRLHFYQQMWRRLCVNGVLVSTEISYDLNSDAFASMLKNWVTVQSLMGASAESLANLPLTLRDMLTVIPPAETEALLKQSGIHLPVRFFQAFMISGWYAINNAQ from the coding sequence ATGTCAGACACCATCAGCCATTTTTCGGAAGCCGCAAGAGCTTATGATGAGCGTAACTCGGCGCTGTCTCCTATTGCCAAAAATATGCATTTCCTGATTGGTCTTATCTTAAAGAATGCACCCATTCGCGCCCGCGTGCTTTGTGTTGGCGTTGGCACGGGTGCTGAAATACTGTCGCTGTCAACGTCATTTCCTGAGTGGACATTTGTTGGCGTCGATCCATCTGTTGGAATGCTTGATGTATGCCGCGAAAGACTCTGGGAAGCTGGCGTACTGAACCGCTGTGAACTCATTCATGGATATATTGAGGACGTGCCTTCCGGGCCAGCTTTTGATGCCGTTCTGAGTATCCTGGTTGCTCACTTTGTGAAGCGCGAAGACAGATTACATTTTTATCAGCAAATGTGGCGTCGCCTGTGCGTGAATGGCGTCTTAGTCAGCACAGAAATTAGCTATGATCTGAACTCGGACGCCTTTGCGTCCATGCTGAAAAACTGGGTAACAGTGCAATCACTGATGGGGGCCAGCGCTGAATCACTGGCCAATCTTCCTTTAACGTTACGAGACATGCTCACCGTTATCCCGCCGGCTGAAACTGAAGCTCTCCTTAAGCAAAGCGGCATCCATTTACCCGTACGCTTTTTTCAGGCATTCATGATTAGCGGTTGGTACGCTATAAACAACGCTCAATAA
- a CDS encoding Rrf2 family transcriptional regulator — protein sequence MRKDSRLSRVLHILVHLEAINQPVTSERMAEMISTNPVVVRRTMALLREAGYVTSAKGHNGGWQLVKPLKSITLLDIHQALGEGRIFTIGLTDEHSQCVIEQAVNAALKDVMNEAEALMLQRFGQITLDKLGTEKISGYLQKG from the coding sequence ATGAGAAAAGACAGCAGACTTTCGCGGGTGCTGCACATACTGGTGCATTTAGAAGCGATTAACCAGCCCGTGACGTCCGAACGTATGGCAGAGATGATATCGACAAATCCGGTGGTCGTGCGCCGTACTATGGCACTTCTGCGCGAAGCCGGTTATGTCACTTCTGCCAAAGGGCATAATGGTGGCTGGCAGCTGGTTAAGCCTCTGAAAAGTATAACCTTGCTGGATATCCATCAGGCACTTGGTGAGGGCCGCATTTTTACCATTGGTCTGACCGATGAGCACAGCCAGTGTGTTATTGAGCAGGCCGTCAATGCCGCCTTAAAGGACGTTATGAATGAAGCGGAGGCGTTAATGCTGCAGAGATTCGGGCAAATCACGCTGGATAAATTAGGTACTGAAAAAATATCCGGTTACCTGCAAAAAGGCTGA
- a CDS encoding asparagine synthase-related protein: MGKVAELKKTGRMLVSGRMTDVALGNFMALHQRIIPSQVIDRPKGYFPVPALRQMQGEYLNLARDVFSQQVARQRNLFDMAYIDQMLASPQDFTGPFGSRLWQVTLLELWLQELGIHH, translated from the coding sequence ATGGGAAAAGTAGCGGAATTGAAAAAAACCGGCCGCATGCTGGTATCAGGTCGAATGACAGACGTGGCTTTGGGTAACTTTATGGCTTTACATCAGAGGATTATTCCCAGCCAGGTAATAGACAGACCCAAAGGCTATTTTCCGGTGCCGGCCCTGCGCCAGATGCAGGGCGAGTATCTGAACCTGGCCAGGGATGTATTCAGTCAGCAGGTCGCCCGGCAGCGTAACCTGTTTGACATGGCCTACATAGACCAGATGCTGGCCAGCCCCCAGGACTTCACCGGGCCCTTCGGCTCCAGGCTCTGGCAGGTGACATTACTGGAACTTTGGTTGCAGGAGCTTGGTATACACCACTAA
- a CDS encoding gamma-glutamylcyclotransferase family protein codes for MRKSIRHTLVALLTLLALGIGYLWLTFASSFGYNPPGNLPVVDDDATYSVFVYGTLTKPWVRWLVMGRAGDSEPAELPGFRKEALDIKPEDGAITRGQVISVSADELRALDRYERLGVRYERVELTLENGQSAWVYRLMEPVLLEITDEISE; via the coding sequence ATGAGAAAATCAATCCGACATACCCTGGTGGCCTTGTTAACCCTTCTTGCGTTAGGGATTGGCTATCTATGGCTGACCTTTGCCAGTTCCTTTGGCTACAACCCGCCCGGTAATTTGCCTGTGGTAGATGACGACGCCACCTATTCTGTATTTGTCTATGGCACGCTCACCAAGCCCTGGGTACGCTGGCTGGTGATGGGGCGTGCCGGGGACAGTGAACCTGCCGAACTGCCCGGTTTTCGTAAAGAGGCGCTGGATATTAAACCTGAGGATGGCGCAATTACCCGGGGACAGGTAATCAGCGTAAGTGCCGATGAACTCAGAGCACTGGATCGATACGAGCGGCTGGGAGTGCGCTATGAGCGGGTTGAACTGACGCTGGAAAATGGTCAGTCAGCCTGGGTATACCGGCTGATGGAGCCGGTACTGCTGGAGATTACCGACGAGATTTCAGAGTAA
- a CDS encoding DUF58 domain-containing protein: MQEITDWLKRHHTDGVNLALEELLYYQSKTSMLDLTPRKTIQSKLAGTYLAKTRGRGMEFDEARHYQPGDDIRAIDWRVTARTGKTHTKLYREEKERPIFVLTDLGASMHFGTRFVFKSVQAAHLSALIAWSARKRGDRIGGLIYNHSEHLEYKPMTRQKAVLSLLNGLLRLHPQKNEQTAQITFADACARMRRMAHPGSLIFLLSDFSQFDELSRQHLFQLSRHCELVAYPISDPFEHELPQVPVPQDVSITDGNRTQSLTLGEATTAQTYRQRHQQQLEHIHSQLKQCRCQVLPISAGLPLEQQLGGRV; this comes from the coding sequence GTGCAGGAAATAACCGACTGGCTGAAGCGCCATCATACTGACGGCGTCAATCTGGCGCTGGAAGAGTTGCTCTATTACCAGAGCAAAACATCGATGCTGGATTTGACCCCGCGCAAGACCATACAGTCAAAACTGGCAGGCACCTATCTGGCCAAAACCCGTGGGCGCGGGATGGAATTCGATGAAGCCCGCCACTATCAGCCTGGTGATGATATCCGTGCCATTGACTGGCGGGTAACGGCCAGAACCGGCAAGACCCACACCAAACTGTACCGGGAAGAAAAGGAGCGGCCCATATTCGTGCTCACCGATCTCGGTGCCAGCATGCATTTTGGTACCCGCTTCGTGTTTAAGTCGGTACAGGCCGCTCATTTAAGCGCATTGATAGCCTGGTCGGCCCGCAAACGCGGGGACCGTATTGGTGGGCTGATTTACAATCACAGCGAACACCTTGAATATAAGCCCATGACAAGGCAAAAAGCCGTACTGTCGTTACTCAATGGCTTATTAAGACTGCATCCGCAAAAGAATGAGCAGACCGCACAAATTACCTTTGCCGATGCCTGTGCCCGTATGCGGCGTATGGCCCATCCCGGCAGCCTGATCTTTCTGCTCAGCGATTTCAGTCAGTTTGACGAGCTTTCGCGCCAGCATCTGTTCCAGCTCAGTCGTCATTGTGAACTGGTGGCCTATCCTATCAGCGATCCTTTTGAGCATGAATTGCCCCAGGTACCGGTCCCTCAGGATGTCAGCATTACCGACGGCAACCGGACGCAGAGCCTGACGCTGGGTGAAGCGACTACGGCACAGACATACCGGCAGCGTCATCAACAACAACTTGAACATATCCACAGCCAGCTCAAACAATGCCGTTGTCAGGTCCTGCCAATCAGTGCCGGCCTGCCACTGGAACAGCAATTGGGGGGCCGAGTATGA
- a CDS encoding EamA family transporter, translating to MATVFVALAALCWGLSGGIGAILMTKGWDAFVVAFFRGAIGLLFVLVWLALRPQGSGLTSPKLWFWAVIAGIGVAGNFLFYFISIAQGNVAVAATLMYCAPVFVYLVSFVLKLESATSLKWAAIAIVMFGIVLLTGIYDISSSAVTPLGVTTGLLSGLSYAAFIFGFKYAAPHGSPQAILMITFTVLVAILIWPGDINRIVAVLNSPVWPLFAVLGVLGAGLSFILYIAGLNYTAPAVASVVAMIEPVTASLFGVVVLNQGLTVLQILGMLLILIAVTTLSIYSTPRRFSYKQDQ from the coding sequence ATGGCAACGGTCTTCGTGGCACTGGCAGCACTGTGTTGGGGGTTGTCTGGCGGGATCGGCGCTATTCTCATGACCAAAGGCTGGGATGCCTTTGTGGTGGCGTTTTTCCGTGGCGCGATCGGGCTGTTATTTGTTCTGGTCTGGCTTGCATTGCGTCCTCAGGGAAGCGGGCTGACCAGTCCGAAGTTATGGTTCTGGGCGGTAATCGCAGGGATTGGGGTAGCCGGCAACTTTCTGTTCTATTTTATCAGCATTGCACAGGGCAACGTAGCAGTAGCGGCGACACTGATGTATTGCGCGCCGGTGTTTGTCTATCTTGTGTCGTTTGTACTTAAGCTGGAAAGTGCTACAAGCTTGAAATGGGCTGCGATTGCCATCGTAATGTTTGGCATAGTGTTGCTTACTGGTATTTATGACATCAGCAGCAGCGCTGTTACTCCCTTGGGTGTAACAACCGGACTGCTATCCGGATTATCCTACGCGGCATTTATTTTCGGCTTCAAGTATGCAGCTCCGCATGGTAGTCCGCAGGCCATTCTGATGATCACCTTCACGGTGCTGGTGGCGATCCTTATCTGGCCCGGCGATATCAACAGGATAGTGGCGGTTCTGAATTCGCCGGTTTGGCCTCTCTTTGCGGTGCTTGGGGTACTGGGTGCCGGGTTGTCATTCATCCTCTATATTGCCGGCCTTAACTACACGGCTCCGGCCGTAGCCTCAGTTGTAGCGATGATCGAACCGGTCACAGCCTCATTGTTTGGTGTCGTGGTTTTAAATCAAGGTCTCACAGTCCTGCAAATACTGGGTATGTTGTTGATTTTAATCGCTGTGACAACACTGAGTATTTATTCAACCCCAAGACGGTTCTCTTACAAGCAAGATCAATGA
- a CDS encoding phasin family protein — protein sequence MTKLDSIKNTVNDAEDFARKIWLAGLGAYGKSLDEVQGRYEKLNADASKLFDELVVKGTKLETEAKGKIKAKTNVEARVAEVRQKLGLDKPEMEQKVDELSARIDALTAAVAALAEKQNKA from the coding sequence ATGACTAAATTAGACAGCATCAAAAACACAGTAAATGACGCCGAAGACTTTGCCCGCAAAATCTGGCTGGCAGGCCTGGGCGCTTACGGTAAGAGCCTGGACGAAGTACAGGGTCGTTACGAAAAACTGAACGCCGACGCATCAAAACTGTTTGATGAGCTGGTAGTCAAAGGTACCAAACTGGAAACTGAAGCCAAAGGCAAAATCAAGGCGAAGACCAATGTCGAAGCCCGCGTTGCCGAAGTACGTCAGAAGCTGGGCCTGGACAAGCCTGAAATGGAGCAGAAAGTCGATGAACTCTCTGCCCGTATTGATGCCCTGACTGCTGCCGTTGCAGCACTGGCGGAAAAGCAAAATAAGGCGTAA
- a CDS encoding vWA domain-containing protein: MFEFAWLWALLALPLPLLVRLLPSRQKVQTAALRVPRVDNDLPGVKSAAGPGAARLILATLAWLCLVLAAARPQWLGEPINIPAKGRDLMVAVDLSGSMKVEDMVVNGQQVDRLRMIKHVLGDFIQRRVGDRIGLILFADTAYQQAPLTYDRETVAQLLDETVIGLVGDQTAIGDAIGLAVKRFEARQESNRILILLTDGQNTAGNISPEQANELAVANDVTIYPIGVGADQMLVQSFFGNRRVNPSADLDEDMLTELAQSTGGQYFRARDTQSLEAIYARLDELEPIARESRQMRPQTALFYYPLALALLLSALLCLPPVWYWLRQRRRAAV, encoded by the coding sequence ATGTTTGAATTTGCCTGGCTTTGGGCCCTGCTTGCCCTGCCCCTGCCGTTACTGGTGCGCTTGTTACCATCCCGCCAGAAAGTGCAGACCGCAGCATTAAGGGTGCCCCGGGTAGACAATGACCTGCCCGGCGTAAAATCCGCAGCCGGCCCCGGAGCTGCCCGACTGATTCTGGCAACTTTGGCGTGGCTGTGCCTGGTGCTTGCGGCTGCACGTCCGCAGTGGCTGGGCGAGCCGATTAATATTCCTGCCAAAGGGCGGGATCTGATGGTGGCAGTGGATCTGTCCGGCAGTATGAAAGTTGAGGATATGGTGGTCAACGGTCAACAGGTAGACAGGTTACGCATGATCAAGCATGTACTGGGAGATTTTATCCAGCGCCGGGTGGGCGACCGCATCGGGCTGATTCTGTTTGCCGATACAGCTTATCAGCAAGCGCCACTGACCTATGACAGAGAGACCGTGGCGCAACTTCTTGATGAAACAGTGATCGGTTTGGTAGGCGATCAGACCGCTATCGGTGATGCCATTGGCCTGGCAGTGAAACGCTTTGAGGCCAGACAGGAATCAAACCGGATTCTGATCCTGCTTACCGATGGCCAGAACACCGCAGGAAATATCAGCCCGGAGCAGGCCAATGAACTAGCCGTTGCCAACGATGTCACCATCTATCCCATTGGTGTTGGTGCTGATCAGATGCTGGTACAGAGTTTTTTCGGTAACCGGCGCGTTAACCCCTCTGCGGATCTGGATGAAGATATGCTGACAGAGTTAGCACAAAGTACCGGTGGCCAGTATTTTCGTGCCAGAGATACCCAGAGTCTGGAAGCCATCTATGCGCGCCTCGATGAACTTGAACCCATTGCCCGCGAGAGCCGGCAGATGCGCCCGCAAACTGCACTGTTTTACTACCCGCTGGCACTGGCTTTACTGCTCAGTGCCCTGTTGTGTCTGCCGCCAGTCTGGTATTGGTTAAGACAGCGAAGGAGAGCGGCTGTATGA
- a CDS encoding VOC family protein, which produces MSEKLSTIGQIAITVSDVEKALEFYRDVLGLEFLFSAGPELAFLNADGIRLMLSTPQGAGATGANSILYFNVADIEAVHAAIVSRGAKNERIPQLAARMPDHELWTGFVRDPDGNLVGLMEEKR; this is translated from the coding sequence ATGTCAGAAAAACTATCCACCATCGGCCAGATAGCCATTACTGTTAGTGATGTAGAAAAAGCCCTGGAATTTTACCGTGACGTATTGGGATTAGAGTTTTTATTTAGTGCAGGCCCCGAGCTTGCATTCCTAAATGCGGATGGTATCCGACTGATGCTCAGTACTCCCCAGGGCGCAGGTGCGACAGGCGCAAATTCGATTTTGTATTTCAACGTTGCTGATATTGAAGCCGTACATGCCGCCATCGTTAGTCGTGGAGCCAAAAACGAGCGTATCCCACAGCTTGCGGCCAGGATGCCTGACCATGAACTCTGGACGGGTTTTGTTCGCGACCCTGACGGCAACCTGGTGGGGCTTATGGAAGAAAAGAGATAA